The window ATAGGTCTCTACTTGTTCCTAGGGGTCCTTTGCCATGATGGgcagccttaaagtggaactaaagtctgaCTTTGAAGGGTAGTGATCAAGGccggtggttattgcagaaaagggcaggTGATGTTCATTGTACAACAAcacatcttacctgcctgattgcaccaGGGACATGTGAAAAAACTCCATGTGCAGCCTTGGTTGCCAAAGAAACCCGGCATTCCCAGCTTCCCATTCACCTGCACCGGAGTTACATCaccctggcatggccaatcaagatagccaaacaTCATCACTgggcaaaagaaagaaagatggtggcgTCCTGTGATAAGAAAGTGACGCAGtcttttgttcagctttaaagcgtacctatcaccaaaatgtttgctttatataaaagggtagacacctcttttatgtaaattaaaaattatccttttttttatggggtgggggggaattaaaacagaatgggagcgcagagcctccttggatgcaTACATCATGCTtttggctactccttctgcacatgctcaatcccaggctttttcttcaatagggaaCATAAATGCATGCGCAGTGTTAGATCAGGTATGTAGGCAGAAGAtggaagacaaagaaaaaaagatagcgACACCCAGCTCTTCCCCCGCGCCTGGACGGCACGGAACcaaatccaggaaagctccaggGGGATCTGCAGAAGCAAAGGTGAGTTTTTTTGGTTCTGCTTTGAGCCTGGCACAGATATCCAACGGGTATCAGGAGAATTGTCGccggaaatgatctttcttgattGTCTCCAGTGACAGATGACAGAGCACTGAACACACAGCACCGTACTGTTCTATGGGAATAGGAGAGGAAGGACAACCGAGTGGCACCACCTGGTACTCTCCTCCATAAACAGCCCTCATTCCAAATCTGCCATGGCAGAAGAATGAACAAAGTTTACTGTCCAGTAAGATTAGGCAGGTGAGGTCTGGTGAACTTTCCACTCCATCAGGAGGCCATTGAGGTACCAGCGGGTAAAATTCAGAGCCCCATAGACCCAAATAGGACTTCATCAGACCAATCTAGAGCACGTAACATTCACACATTGTATGAACAGATGTGAGAGATCTAACaggcaaataaaaacatttctacaaaaacAGGAAACAGGTATACAAACcacaataatatgtaaatatgtcaCAGACCACAAAACAAGAAGAACTATAACCTTCTAATAAAACAGAGTTCCAACACTTtgggttctttttataaaatagtgaatcagacattccccaaggaatcttccaggcccatgtgtttcagtgacagtaactgattcccaccagggaatgtttgagggaatgtcagattcaaatGTCTGTTTTATTCTGAACCTACAGTTCTCACTCATTCATCCTGCAAAGTCTCACAAATACTAGTAAAGTCCACCCAATACAGCCCTATGTGATGGTGTGACTACTATACTGCACTGCTTGTCAactcagagcagagttgtcactcacAGGTAGGTGGTGCCTGCACTACAGTGGGAGCAAAAGATGTTGTGGAGGCGTGGCTAACAACTGTGTCACTGCTGATTCATTGGTCTGTGGCTTGTCAATCACCTGACAATAAGTGAGCCATAcatgaaggaggatttggctGACCCAGACAGGGCAGAGGGAGTTTTTGCTTACTTTATAAAAGAGTTGTGTGTAATATAGTACGAGACGTTTTAACtcaatcagtgtttctcaaccagagtttgcTTAGAAGTGCTTGAGacatttgtgtctctcaggtcggTTTAttggataccaatgatctttctggctatctgtaagggtggcattattccaactggccagcaatgtaagagacatgcttcctactgaccaccacactaatatactgtgagctgcggatataataattatagccgggggtccctgaagacctgaaagctattttaatGGTTCTACCATGTTACCAAGTTTGGGACGGTCATAGGTGAgcctttatttgtatttgaattgtCTGATTCTGTCTGGCTTGAGGTTTGGTCTACGCGTTTCAAAGGGCCCGGCCTGCTTCCTCAGGGGCCAGAGGCCCATGACCATCAGTGCATCTACTGTGACTGCAAAGAATCTATGGTACCATGGCAACAACGTAAAGCAGAAGGGAAGGTCCTGGTAGTGTCATAGATCAAATGAAACAAACACTTACTCTAAGGTAACAAATAAACCTCAATGATGGTGACACATATTCGTATTGTGAATACTCTGTTCCAccttatacaaaacaaatggtCTTGTGAACTCCATTGAACGGTAATAGGACTTAGCTGCCCTTAAATTAGGACATATACAATTCATTGCTACTCAGAGCTTCATCAGCATGCAAACCTAGGCACTGCCACAACCCCTGAATGCACCAATTACCCTGACTATGCAAGGCAAAgctgcaaacattttataattacatttgcaCTCACTATTATCCACTGCACCTCTACCACAGAGCTGTGCTAACTGTTCCAGCAAGTTGTTTATTTCTATCCTCTATAGGGCACTTCTGACGGCatgctgggaattgaagtccCCCAGGCAAGTCGCAGCCTATCCTCTCCAGGTAACCTTGCCTGAATAAGAACTACGAGTTCCAGAATGCCCCGCGCAAGGTGTAACTATGGGAATTGTAGTTCTACACCTTCTGATGGGAAAAGACATGATATAGATAAATGACTGCTCAgggactacatttcccagaagGCTGCGCGACTAAAGTCAACAGAGGGATCTAAAACGAACTTGAGAAAACTGCTTTGGCTGATGGCATTTGCTGCTCTGCGGGTCAAGGCGCGGTGGTCACCGGGAGCTCCCCCGGGGCGGCTTACCTATGTCAATGGCGAAGCGCTTGGCGTTCTCCAGATTGCGGAATATCTCGTCAGGCGGCAGAGTGATGCTCTTGTCCATGCTGGCTCCACTCTTCCCTCTGCCCCCGCTGGCCGCCATGTTCGATATCCAGCTCCGCTCTGCATGGAGTATGCTAATGAGGGGGCGGGGCATGGCTGCCTATAGGAAGGGCATGTGTGTACTACGCCTAGCGCATGCAGGCGATATCACTCTTAACTCCTTACATGGTgggtcatatttatatatacacatgcaaAAACTTCACATTATATTAATGATTATTCAGCTGATGTCCCAgtattattttgttactttttctacAGATATAAATGTGGTAAAAACACCCCAATGCACTGATCTCACTGGCTCTGGTGAAGTTCCTCTTATAAATGTCTGGGGTGAATGTGTAAAGTTAaagatggaataaaaaaataacatccaatagtccaaaaatgtttacattgattTATATTGGGGTGGGGGTAATTTTCTGCCGCGTTTCGCAGCACACCACCTTCATCAGAGCTATAACAAAGCAACATGAAACATAATGAAACATAATGAAACATCATTATGATatcaatttaatgtttttctgtgtttgtaggtgAGGTTCTACTGTCTGTCCTCCATAAAGGGGCATGCATCGCGACCATCCACCCCAACCTACAGACGTGACTACTGATCGGACGGAACAACGAAGAAGAATAAACATGATTGTCCGAGTCACATATATTGCttgtacacacataaatatatgtttatttatatgcattgataggattGGCCCAGTGGGGGACATAGCCAACATTGGGGTCCCTATGCAGAACTGACTAGGGGGCCCCTATTAGCTGGGTAGGGTCAGGGACTCTTTGCCACACTTTGCACCTTTTGGGTTGGGTAGACCGGTAACCCAATGCAAATAGTTTTCTTTCATTATTGTGGAGCAGTGGATGGAAGATGACAGCTGATTGGTGGATGTAGGCTAAATAAATTTGCTTTCTGActatctgtatgggggacattcctcccaatggccagcaatgtaagaggaattcttactactgaccacactacatgtactgtgagctgtggatatataaattataacaagggttccctgggatctgaaaattatttcaagggttccctcatgataAAAAAAGCccagaaaggctgctctatagtagtggtcgccaaccttttcagaccaatatgtttaccggctccggaccgcgtatgtgcggggagccatgtgtcactcaaaggggaggaaacttcccccatagtgatgtcatgatgccagaacccgtccactctcccatcacaggtcccATTACAACCCACGCACGGGCCCAAGTCTGcaatccgtacgggggacatggtcctcCCCTcgggccggtgcatccccccagcggggtccttctggtgaccccgctcgggggcgcaccagccagagccacggaccaccggttggtgactgctgctttaTAGAGTCTACCGCATAAAAGTCATGCTTTTCATATGCTGCACTAATGATCATCTGACAAGTATAAAATAATGTGCAATAGGCTAAATAGGCCTAAAGGACCaatatccaaaaatgaaaaaaattgctaaataatttacaaaatctgCAGGGtttcctttaacctcctgagcggttcatttctgtctgaatttatatgtctaaaagcggtacatagtttttcatgaaaatgtattttacagtataataatagtataaaaagtgtataaaaaaagttggaaacacaaaatcatgtcaaaataataaataaatacattttttttaattattatttttttttaaataaataatatactcatactattatattatactgttaaataaatgttcatggaagacaatgtactgctttttcacaTATAATCCtcatataaataaactgtattgcattcaatacagttattttgtattgaatgcaataaaaatggattttgaatttcccgccccgccagccACGTACACACGAACTaacgtcaccggaaactccccggtgactcatcgggtgcagaagacgccggaggaagaaaaaagaggaCACGAAGGAAGAGAGAATACGCGAAAGACGACAaaggacgccagcggatcaggtaagactcgatttactatttttCCCGATAGGTTcatccaccccgagtgtgactcgtggttactgctttttatcatcttttttctaccccgagtcacactcagggttactacccaggaggttaaaccaGATCAGCcgttctccaccagggttcctccagatattgtCAGGTTTTTTGAGCTGTGGCTAACTGTCCTCCTACCTGATGGCGCCTGCTGACTTCAGGGTCTAATACCACAAGCATGACCGCAGTGATCTTTTTTATACCTGTTCATATGGATTTAATTTTGACCACCCTGGTAAGAAGTACATTCTTTACATTGACCCTCAACTTGAAGGGCATCTTTACAATTAATGTTTAGTGTTCTTCCCGGCCCCCTTTAGCagggcgcaccgcccggcacttttcagtaaccacccggctgtttttgggtggttactgaaaagtttggtctcaatacaggggctgcctactgcctacaatttcttccaacccagcttaaaaaattcttaTCAAAATACTGATGTATTCCAGAAGTTGTTCCTGGACATTATTTTgggggttcctcaggggtataaaaggttgagaaaggccagGTTAGTCACTTGTTTCTGATGCCCACAATACCCCCTACACAACATAATCGCAACATTATATTAAAGactaattttataaatttattccTACTTCAAGATAGATTTTACATTAGTTTGTGAATATTTAATGAGATTTCTGACCTATGTTTAGTCCCTGTAATTCCTGTGCCAAAAATGTGGGGTGTAGAATTACCTGGTGCTATTACCTGCTGGACTTTGGTGTCTTTAATAACTTAATACCGGTGTAGACCATATGGAGATTGCATGGAGAAGCattgttttcaacctttttatcatttttcatatCTCATGCAAATGTATCGtttcaattaacatttttagaaggaaagGTCCATTGTAGATGgagtttataatttatatatgaagTATCCCTTTGATTAGGATGACCTTCctaaaataataccaaaaacaGACATGAGGGGTCCCAACAAATGCACCCGCCTCCTTCTAGAGCGTCCTATTAGTCAGTATGATAGTGATGACAGAGACAAGCTTgatttcaaacttttaaaaacagatttagaaaCTTTCCTACCCCTGAGGAACTCTTattataattttcaggtctcagggaccCCCTTCTCAAACCTCAATTATTTTGGGAAAAGACTCCAACATTAGTGACCAATAGGGAGAATGATAACCTCAATAGTGTTGCCTAAAAAACGCACTTTATAGACTACTAAAATCATTATTGGTGTCATgtagctggctctaccaagtggtgttggccccagaattatgcagacatcatcaaacaGTTCAAAGAATCCCTAACAACCTCTTGAAAAACTAAATTGATATCATAAtcatgttttgttatgttttatgtagTTTTGTTATAGCCCTGATGAAGGTGGTATGCTGCGAAACGTGGCAGAAATTTACTCCTACCCCAACCCTGAGGTTGCAGGGATTCTGGGatgagaatggctgttctagaacatgattgtatttgtatattacagtttattatattccaggtatattggaaatattttgggCCTGTTTTTGTATTTCAAGGTACAAATTATGTATAGTTTAAGACAGTGTTTCTCATTTTTAACGTGGAGGTACCTCTTAAACttttcaggtctacagggaaccccagctataagcAATATATCCACATGTCACGGTATATTAATGTGGGGGTCCAGGagtaaaaatgcctcttacaataTTATCCCAtctcatattgtgtgttacttcccccacctcctagattgtaagctcttctgggcagggttctctcctcctcctgtgtcactgtctgtatctatcatttgcaacccctgattAATatatagcactgcgtaatatgttggcgctatatgaatattattagtattcttattattaaacaggatttataaagcgccaacatattacacggtgctgtacattaaatggggatactatttaataatattattattaataataataataataataataatattaattataagtTGGCCAGAGGGAataatatcacccttacagatagtcagaaagatcattggtaacagttaaactgacctgagaggtccaaattactcattgctccaggaaccccctagcaacctctggaggaaccctggttgaaaaacactggtttaaggTGTATGTTCAGGCAATatgtgttgtttctttttggatagaGAGAAGAACTATTAGAAACTCTACCTTTATTTCCAactaacttttttattgttatgctgGCTCCAATAGAGAAATTTCTCCCTCACTAACTCTCCAGGTATAAGCAGGAAGccacaatggcattgatttaGTCAATCACatatagcaaataataaaaaagcataccACAAGGATTTCATTTTAaggaatattttattctgatttgaATACGTCACTTTATACTGTTTCAGTCACAGTGTCCGTGTATATAACACACACAACAATATCCTTTAAAAAGGAGAATTACAATGAAACATATAAAACTGCATCTGCagctacaatacaaaaaaaaatattttttacaaattctttttCTACTTAAAAGCATCTTCACAAAAGATACCATATCCAGAACGCACAGCTGATATCACATTCTGCATTTAAACACATCAGTGTTATTACAATAACTTGTCTTCTCCATCCGGAAGACATTACAGTAATACATAAGAACTTTATAAAAGTTACTGTTAGGAGGCCAGAACTTTCTGTCCCCTTTTACTGTTGTGAAACTACAACGGCTTGCAACGCAGGCTGGTACTTGTAGTTCCACAAGAGCTGTAGGAGCAAGCTTGCTCCATATTAAGGCAAGATATCATTCTTATCAACGTGATGCCAATAGCATTGCTATATACTTAGTATTTCTATAGGAAATATAGGATAAAGCATTTGCTAAACAAATGCATTGAGAACACTTAAAAAAGTAATGTACAATACTTATTATTTTCCCATTAGGACTACAACAAATAAGGTCATAATTCTacaaatattatagaaaataagACTTGTTTCCATTGTCAATATGACTTCTTAGAAGTTACTCATTTCTAATGGAGAAGATTAGGCAGTTGGTGCTTCTGGTGGTTGTATATTATTACTCATATATATCACATAGTAATATACAGCCCTCCATTAAATAACCACCTCTACAAATATTATAGAACCTCAGCACAGAGGAATCAAATACATCATTACAAATGATACACAATGAGAAGACCTTGTAAAGGTTAACGTCTCTGAGTCAGAGATATTTCTCTCTCCATGGAGAGATGTTAAAATTGTAAATCCCAAAGGATAACCTGATGCTTTTCAGTCTTTGCAGCTTTTGAGTTTTTAGTTGCTATATCCAAGCATACTGATGAAAAATGAACACAGTTCCATACCGACAGAGGTCCACGTGACTTATTTCAAGCCATATCTGTCCCTCTTTGGTTTTAAAGTCCTCCAGCTTGGCTGGCAACATCACCAAGGCCTCCATATCTTGGCTGGACTACTTGCTACTGTGGCTTGCTTGGAATCGCTGGAAGTTGCAAGATAAGGAAAAACAGGAACTTTCTGAGGAACTGTCAAGTGGTTGAGAAGCTCTTTTTGGGTTTCTCTGCTTTCTGGGAAGTGACGCAGGAACTGCAACGCTTCTGTAACACACCAGGAATATCCTTGGTTGTAATCCTGTTGTAAACAGTCCACATTGATTGTTTGATGTTGATCTAATATAAAGAAAAGACAGTCTGTTAGACCTATGTGCAAAAAGTTTGCTCCAACAAGCTATATCAGTTGACATCATATTAAGGATTTATAAAATTAGgaataaaacttacttttttgttgttgcaggTAGCTGACTGCCATCTCCAATATATCAGCTTTCTCTAGCTTGACATTGGGTTGCTGTTTGTGGAACTCTTTTTCCAAGAGAACCTTCAGCTGTTCGATGCTGCTGTTGATTCTGTCTCTGCGCATCTTTTCTACAATGGGTTTTCTTAGCTAGAAAAATTAGGAACAAAAAAGATTAGTCAACTATTCccaatgtatttcctaaaaaaaattaaaagagagAAGGCGAGTATTTTGCTGTTTCGGAAATGGAacttactttgtttttttcctttggagaAAGCTGATCCATAGAACTGTTTGTAGGAGCCATGGTCCAAGAGTATCAGTAGCTGTGTCTGCTCTAGTGCTGAGCTAGAAGAGATCTGATTCTGATGCAGCCAGATCTCTCCTATTTATACCCCCGGCTTGCATACAAATGCCTGAGTCCCAAACTTGTCAGACTTTCCCACACTCGTATAGCCAATACATGCATTCAACAGCACAATAGGAGAGGCATCTATTACAGCATGGTAAATTGAGTGTGAATTGCCTGAGGATAATACCATGCTCCCAGTGGAGCAGGTGGAGAGTGTGTTAGACAAAAGGGACAAGCTTTAGAATGAGGTGGGAGAATGTGGGAAAGAGCTTCCCATCACTGTGTAATCAAACTGATTCCCAATGAGAACATGTATACAGCGGCATGCTGCTCTTTTTGAAGTGTGCCTGTCACACACGTACACCGAAACCAGATGTTGTAGAACT of the Pyxicephalus adspersus chromosome 11, UCB_Pads_2.0, whole genome shotgun sequence genome contains:
- the HES5 gene encoding transcription factor HES-5, encoding MAPTNSSMDQLSPKEKNKLRKPIVEKMRRDRINSSIEQLKVLLEKEFHKQQPNVKLEKADILEMAVSYLQQQKNQHQTINVDCLQQDYNQGYSWCVTEALQFLRHFPESRETQKELLNHLTVPQKVPVFPYLATSSDSKQATVASSPAKIWRPW